One segment of Acidovorax sp. DW039 DNA contains the following:
- a CDS encoding heme-binding protein gives MKTKHELELADIKLIAAAAEAEALKNQWAVTIAIVDDGGHLLWLQRLDGAAAVSSHIAPAKARTAALGRRESKGYEDVINGGRTSFLSAPTLEGMLEGGVPIMKDGQCLGAVGVSGVKSTEDAQIARAGIAAIGL, from the coding sequence ATGAAGACCAAACACGAGCTGGAATTGGCCGATATCAAGCTGATTGCAGCGGCCGCTGAAGCCGAGGCCCTGAAGAACCAATGGGCCGTGACCATTGCCATCGTTGATGACGGTGGGCATCTGCTGTGGTTGCAGCGCTTGGACGGTGCGGCGGCAGTGTCGTCCCACATCGCGCCCGCCAAGGCCCGCACAGCGGCCCTGGGCCGCCGCGAGAGCAAGGGCTATGAGGATGTGATCAACGGCGGCCGCACCTCGTTCCTGAGCGCTCCAACGCTGGAAGGCATGCTGGAAGGTGGCGTGCCGATCATGAAGGACGGCCAGTGCCTGGGCGCCGTCGGCGTCAGCGGCGTGAAGTCTACGGAAGACGCCCAGATCGCCCGTGCAGGCATTGCTGCCATCGGGCTGTGA
- a CDS encoding energy transducer TonB, whose translation MSQPDRFAPSGGVSRNTVIVGSVVLFHIAAIWALQSGLVRKAAEVIVPAELLSEFIAPPAPKVAPPPPKPPAPTPPKPTPKTQAPKPAPAPMPLAINDPTPAPNAPTGVTTPQPPAPPITEPVAAAPAPAAPPAPPAPPKIELPSSDAAYLNNPKPGYPAISKRMGEQGKVVLRVLIGTDGLPQKVEINKSSGYERLDRQAQEAVMRWRFVPGKRNGVPETMWNLVPINFVLE comes from the coding sequence ATGTCGCAGCCAGATCGTTTTGCCCCTTCCGGGGGTGTGAGCCGCAATACTGTCATCGTCGGCAGCGTCGTGCTTTTCCACATTGCCGCCATCTGGGCACTGCAGTCGGGTCTGGTGCGCAAGGCCGCCGAGGTGATCGTGCCGGCAGAGCTTCTCAGCGAATTCATTGCGCCGCCCGCGCCCAAGGTTGCGCCGCCGCCTCCCAAGCCTCCAGCGCCAACCCCACCCAAACCCACGCCCAAGACGCAGGCTCCCAAGCCTGCCCCGGCTCCCATGCCCTTGGCCATCAACGACCCCACGCCCGCGCCCAACGCACCCACCGGCGTGACGACACCGCAGCCGCCCGCGCCTCCCATCACCGAGCCCGTGGCGGCAGCCCCTGCGCCTGCAGCGCCCCCGGCCCCACCCGCGCCGCCCAAGATCGAGCTGCCGTCCAGCGACGCGGCTTACCTCAACAACCCCAAGCCCGGCTACCCCGCCATCAGCAAGCGCATGGGCGAGCAAGGCAAGGTGGTGCTGCGCGTCCTCATCGGCACCGATGGCTTGCCGCAGAAGGTGGAAATCAACAAGTCCAGCGGCTATGAGCGCTTGGACCGCCAAGCCCAGGAGGCTGTGATGCGCTGGCGCTTCGTGCCCGGCAAGCGCAACGGTGTTCCCGAAACCATGTGGAACCTGGTCCCCATCAATTTTGTTCTCGAATAA
- a CDS encoding biopolymer transporter ExbD, translated as MAFGTQDSSDEVMNEINMTPLVDVMLVLLIIFIITVPVMKHSVNVDLPRATNQPEDVKPETVRLSVSAEGKYYWNESEVTEEELFPRLQAEAAKEPQPDLHIRGDKAVRYEKVATAMAAAQRAGVRKIGFVTDPQQ; from the coding sequence ATGGCTTTTGGAACCCAGGACAGCTCCGATGAGGTGATGAACGAAATCAACATGACGCCCCTGGTGGACGTGATGTTGGTGCTGCTCATCATCTTCATCATCACCGTGCCGGTGATGAAGCACTCGGTCAATGTGGACCTGCCCAGAGCCACAAACCAGCCCGAGGACGTCAAGCCCGAGACCGTGCGCCTGAGCGTGTCGGCTGAAGGCAAGTATTACTGGAACGAGTCGGAAGTGACGGAGGAAGAACTCTTCCCGCGCCTTCAGGCAGAAGCCGCGAAAGAGCCTCAGCCCGACCTGCACATCCGCGGCGACAAGGCGGTGCGCTATGAGAAGGTAGCCACCGCCATGGCTGCAGCACAGCGCGCAGGCGTGCGCAAGATCGGATTTGTGACGGACCCCCAGCAGTAA
- a CDS encoding Fe2+-dependent dioxygenase → MFLHIQNVLTPEELAFFRQSLGADAPWVDGARSAGGQALHQKNNLQLSQSSELSAQLQAKVKAAVHRSALFFSAALPRRIFNPLFNNYGDDANYYGNHVDSAVMHSKADGCWVRSDLSCTLFLTPPEEYDGGELVIAQALGEKRIKLPAGDLILYPSSTVHQVSPVTRGHRICSFFWVESMVRSLEQRQLLFDMDMALLKLRQSAGETDPAVIALSGTYHNLLRMWADV, encoded by the coding sequence ATGTTCCTGCACATCCAGAACGTTCTGACCCCGGAAGAACTTGCATTCTTCAGGCAATCACTGGGGGCAGACGCACCCTGGGTAGACGGAGCACGCAGTGCGGGTGGCCAGGCCCTGCATCAGAAAAACAACCTGCAGCTGTCCCAAAGCAGCGAACTGTCCGCACAGCTGCAGGCCAAGGTCAAAGCAGCGGTGCACCGCAGCGCCCTCTTCTTTTCTGCGGCACTGCCAAGGCGCATCTTCAACCCGCTGTTCAACAACTACGGTGACGATGCCAACTACTACGGCAACCATGTGGACAGCGCCGTCATGCATTCCAAGGCAGACGGTTGCTGGGTGCGCAGCGATCTTTCGTGCACCTTGTTCCTGACGCCTCCTGAGGAATACGACGGCGGCGAACTGGTGATTGCCCAAGCCCTGGGCGAAAAACGCATCAAGCTGCCCGCAGGGGATTTGATTCTGTACCCCAGCAGCACGGTGCACCAGGTGTCACCCGTCACCCGCGGACATCGCATCTGCAGCTTTTTCTGGGTGGAAAGCATGGTGCGGAGCCTGGAGCAGCGCCAGTTGCTGTTCGACATGGACATGGCATTGCTCAAGCTGCGCCAGAGCGCCGGAGAGACTGACCCGGCCGTGATTGCCCTCTCGGGCACGTACCACAACCTGCTGCGCATGTGGGCCGACGTGTAG
- a CDS encoding Lrp/AsnC ligand binding domain-containing protein has protein sequence MRDELENDLDRIDRKILSILQEDGRIANLKLAEAVALSPTAVLARVQRLTREGYILGYEARLNPLKLGAGMLVFVEVLLDRTTPNVFDQFKAAVQVHPEIMECHMVAGGFDYLLKTRSADMNAYRVFAGNVLWQLPGVRETRTYAVMEEVKHTSHLHLNI, from the coding sequence ATGAGGGATGAGTTGGAAAACGATCTGGACCGCATTGACCGAAAGATCCTGTCAATCCTGCAGGAGGATGGCCGTATCGCGAACCTCAAGCTGGCAGAAGCCGTGGCGCTGTCGCCCACCGCCGTGCTGGCCCGCGTGCAGCGGCTCACGCGGGAGGGGTACATCCTGGGTTATGAGGCGCGCCTGAACCCCCTGAAGCTGGGGGCGGGCATGCTGGTGTTTGTGGAGGTGCTGCTGGACCGCACCACGCCCAACGTGTTTGACCAGTTCAAAGCCGCCGTGCAAGTGCACCCCGAAATCATGGAATGCCACATGGTGGCGGGCGGGTTTGATTACCTGCTCAAGACGCGCTCAGCCGACATGAATGCCTACCGGGTGTTTGCGGGCAATGTCCTGTGGCAGCTGCCGGGCGTGCGAGAGACGCGGACTTATGCAGTCATGGAAGAGGTCAAGCACACGAGCCACTTGCACTTGAACATTTGA
- a CDS encoding (2Fe-2S)-binding protein, translating into MIVCVCRRVSDREIARHARAGLSFDEIQFELGVATQCGRCESCARDVVAQCSSTHPIAAVHNAAVPQTIQLASSITESKAWTSSLHSQAA; encoded by the coding sequence ATGATCGTCTGCGTATGCCGCCGAGTTTCGGACCGAGAGATTGCCCGCCACGCCCGGGCGGGTCTGAGCTTTGACGAAATCCAGTTCGAACTGGGCGTCGCCACCCAGTGCGGCCGCTGCGAAAGCTGCGCCCGCGATGTCGTGGCGCAATGCAGCAGCACCCATCCGATTGCTGCGGTGCACAATGCCGCTGTGCCGCAGACGATCCAGCTTGCCAGCTCCATCACGGAAAGCAAGGCATGGACCTCCTCTCTACACTCGCAGGCAGCCTGA
- the putA gene encoding trifunctional transcriptional regulator/proline dehydrogenase/L-glutamate gamma-semialdehyde dehydrogenase produces MTYTATPSLGPGSPFAQFAPRTPLNQPLRAAITAAYRRSEPEALAPLLEQARLPQETAAAAQQLALRIAKALRERKASAGRAGLVQGLLQEFSLSSQEGVALMCLAEALLRIPDKATRDALIRDKISHGQWEAHLGKSPSLFVNAATWGLLLTGKLVATHSEGSLGASLSRLIGKGGEPLIRKGVDMAMRMMGEQFVTGETIDEALRNARTMEAEGFRYSYDMLGEAALTSEDAERYYGSYEQAIHAIGKASNGRGIYEGPGISIKLSALHPRYSRAQFGRVMEELYPLVLRLTELARQYDIGLNIDAEEADRLELSLDLLERLCHEPTLAGWNGIGFVIQAYQKRCPFVIDYVVDLARRTHRRLMVRLVKGAYWDSEIKRAQVDGLEDYPVYTRKVHTDISYIACARKLLAAPEAVYPQFATHNAETLATIYQLAGSNYYAGQYEFQCLHGMGEPLYEQVVGAITAGKLGRPCRIYAPVGTHETLLAYLVRRLLENGANTSFVNRIADETIALDELVKSPVQVVDQQATQEGSAGLPHPRIPQPQALYGAQRANSRGLDLSNENTLTELATALQATAHHPWQAAPMLATEVAAGPTQPVRNPADHSDVVGQVQEATTADVDQALAHAQAAAAPWAATPPAERAAALQRTSDLLEARIQPLLGLLMREAGKSASNAVAEVREAVDFLRYYAAQVQSTFDNATHIPLGPVACISPWNFPLAIFMGQVAAALAAGNPVLAKPAEQTPLIAAEAVRLLWQAGVPRAAVQLLPGQGETVGARLIGDARVMGVMFTGSTEVARILQRTVAGRLDAAGRPIPLIAETGGQNAMIVDSSALVEQVVGDAVSSAFDSAGQRCSALRVLCVQEEAADRVVEMLQGAMGELRVGNPAELRVDVGPVIDAEAQAGIQKHIDGFKARGYRVFQHPNHVAATSNSGTFVPPTLIELKHIGELQREVFGPVLHLVRYARNDLDRLLDQINATGYGLTQGLHTRIDETIARVVSRAHAGNVYVNRNMVGAVVGVQPFGGEGLSGTGPKAGGPLYLLRLLSQRPADALARTFAEADRTTPPDVSLRERLLAPSSVLAALQQWAAQQGRSSLSQACEHFARTTQSGTARTLPGPTGERNVYTLCARSHVLCLADNDADLLTQTAAVLAVGGTALWPTGQANLHSQLPPAVQAQVALHDKAIESPAVAMDAVLHQGDIASLQTVCKGLAQRPGPIVGVTTLPKGSTDIPLERLLMERALSVNTAAAGGNASLMTLM; encoded by the coding sequence ATGACTTACACCGCCACCCCTTCTCTTGGCCCCGGTTCACCTTTCGCACAATTTGCGCCGCGCACTCCGCTGAACCAGCCGCTGCGGGCTGCCATTACCGCAGCCTACCGCCGTTCCGAACCCGAAGCCCTCGCGCCCTTGCTGGAGCAGGCTCGTTTACCGCAGGAAACGGCAGCGGCAGCGCAGCAACTGGCACTGCGTATTGCCAAGGCCCTGCGGGAGCGCAAGGCCAGCGCGGGGCGGGCCGGGTTGGTGCAAGGGTTGCTGCAAGAGTTCTCGCTGTCCTCGCAAGAAGGCGTGGCGCTGATGTGTCTGGCTGAGGCGCTGCTGCGCATTCCCGACAAGGCCACGCGCGACGCGCTGATCCGCGACAAGATCAGCCACGGCCAGTGGGAGGCTCACCTGGGCAAGAGCCCGTCACTGTTCGTCAACGCCGCAACCTGGGGCCTGCTGCTGACAGGCAAGCTCGTGGCCACGCACAGCGAAGGCAGCCTGGGCGCGTCCCTCAGCCGCCTCATCGGCAAGGGCGGCGAGCCCCTGATCCGCAAGGGTGTGGACATGGCCATGCGCATGATGGGCGAACAATTTGTGACGGGCGAGACGATTGACGAAGCCCTGCGCAACGCCCGCACGATGGAGGCCGAGGGCTTCCGCTATTCCTACGACATGCTGGGCGAGGCTGCCCTGACCAGCGAGGACGCTGAACGCTACTACGGTTCCTACGAACAGGCGATTCATGCCATTGGCAAAGCATCCAATGGGCGCGGCATCTACGAAGGCCCTGGCATCTCCATCAAGCTCTCGGCCCTGCACCCTCGCTACAGCCGTGCCCAGTTTGGCCGGGTGATGGAAGAACTCTACCCATTGGTGTTGCGCCTGACCGAGCTGGCCCGGCAATACGACATAGGCCTGAACATCGACGCGGAAGAAGCCGACCGGCTGGAACTGTCGCTGGACCTGCTGGAGCGCCTGTGCCACGAGCCCACGCTGGCCGGCTGGAACGGCATTGGCTTCGTGATCCAGGCCTACCAGAAGCGCTGTCCCTTTGTCATCGACTACGTGGTGGACTTGGCCCGCCGCACCCACCGCCGCCTGATGGTGCGCTTGGTGAAGGGTGCGTACTGGGACAGCGAAATCAAGCGCGCCCAGGTCGATGGCCTGGAGGATTACCCTGTCTACACCCGCAAGGTGCACACCGACATTTCGTACATCGCCTGCGCGCGCAAGCTGCTGGCAGCGCCAGAGGCGGTGTACCCGCAATTTGCCACGCACAACGCAGAAACACTGGCCACCATCTACCAACTGGCGGGCAGCAACTACTACGCGGGGCAGTACGAATTTCAATGTCTGCACGGTATGGGCGAGCCGCTGTATGAACAGGTGGTGGGCGCCATCACCGCGGGCAAGCTGGGACGCCCCTGCCGCATCTACGCCCCCGTGGGCACGCACGAAACCCTGCTGGCCTACCTGGTGCGCCGCCTGCTCGAAAACGGCGCCAACACCTCCTTCGTCAACCGCATTGCCGACGAAACCATTGCGCTGGATGAACTGGTGAAGAGCCCCGTACAGGTGGTAGACCAGCAAGCCACCCAAGAGGGCTCTGCTGGCCTGCCGCATCCACGCATCCCCCAGCCCCAGGCGCTGTACGGCGCACAACGCGCCAACTCACGCGGACTGGACCTGTCCAACGAAAACACGCTGACCGAGCTGGCCACAGCCCTGCAGGCCACGGCCCACCACCCCTGGCAGGCAGCCCCCATGCTGGCCACTGAAGTAGCCGCAGGCCCCACCCAGCCCGTACGCAACCCAGCTGACCACAGCGATGTAGTGGGCCAGGTGCAAGAAGCCACTACCGCCGACGTGGACCAGGCCTTGGCCCACGCCCAGGCCGCTGCAGCCCCCTGGGCCGCTACGCCGCCCGCCGAGCGCGCAGCCGCCCTGCAGCGCACCTCCGACCTGCTGGAGGCGCGCATACAGCCCCTGCTGGGCCTGCTGATGCGCGAAGCTGGCAAGAGCGCCAGCAACGCCGTAGCCGAGGTGCGCGAGGCGGTGGACTTCTTACGCTACTACGCCGCGCAAGTGCAAAGTACCTTCGACAACGCCACTCACATCCCGCTGGGCCCGGTGGCATGCATCAGCCCCTGGAACTTCCCGCTCGCCATCTTCATGGGCCAGGTTGCTGCCGCACTGGCCGCAGGCAACCCCGTGCTCGCTAAGCCGGCAGAGCAAACCCCGCTGATCGCCGCCGAAGCCGTGCGCCTGCTGTGGCAGGCCGGTGTACCTCGCGCCGCCGTGCAGTTGCTGCCCGGCCAGGGCGAAACGGTCGGTGCCCGCCTGATTGGCGACGCCCGCGTGATGGGTGTGATGTTCACCGGCTCCACCGAAGTCGCCCGCATCCTGCAGCGCACCGTGGCCGGCCGCCTCGATGCCGCAGGCCGCCCCATCCCGCTGATTGCCGAAACCGGTGGGCAGAACGCGATGATCGTGGACTCATCCGCGCTAGTGGAACAAGTGGTGGGCGATGCCGTGTCGTCTGCCTTTGACAGCGCAGGCCAGCGCTGCTCTGCCCTGCGCGTGCTGTGCGTGCAGGAAGAAGCCGCCGACCGCGTGGTGGAGATGCTGCAAGGCGCCATGGGCGAACTGCGCGTAGGCAACCCCGCCGAGCTGCGCGTGGACGTGGGCCCGGTGATTGATGCGGAGGCCCAGGCAGGCATCCAGAAACACATCGACGGCTTCAAGGCCCGGGGCTACCGGGTGTTCCAGCACCCGAACCATGTCGCAGCCACCAGCAATTCGGGCACCTTTGTGCCGCCCACGCTGATCGAACTCAAGCACATCGGCGAACTGCAGCGCGAAGTATTCGGCCCGGTGCTGCATCTGGTGCGCTATGCGCGCAATGACCTGGACCGCCTGCTCGACCAGATCAATGCCACCGGATACGGGCTGACGCAGGGCCTGCACACCCGCATCGACGAAACCATCGCCCGCGTGGTGAGCCGCGCCCATGCGGGCAACGTATATGTCAACCGCAACATGGTCGGTGCGGTGGTGGGGGTGCAGCCTTTTGGAGGCGAAGGCCTGTCGGGCACGGGCCCCAAGGCGGGTGGCCCGCTGTATCTGCTGCGCCTGCTGTCGCAACGACCTGCCGATGCGCTGGCTCGCACCTTTGCTGAAGCAGACCGCACCACCCCGCCCGATGTCTCTCTGCGTGAGCGTTTGCTGGCCCCTTCTTCAGTCTTGGCGGCCTTGCAACAGTGGGCGGCCCAACAAGGCCGTTCCTCCCTGTCGCAAGCCTGTGAGCACTTTGCCCGCACCACGCAAAGCGGCACGGCACGCACACTGCCGGGCCCTACGGGCGAACGCAACGTCTACACCCTTTGCGCACGCAGCCATGTGCTGTGCCTGGCAGACAACGATGCCGATCTGCTGACCCAGACCGCCGCCGTGCTGGCCGTGGGCGGCACCGCGCTGTGGCCTACAGGGCAGGCAAATCTGCACAGCCAGCTACCACCTGCAGTGCAAGCCCAGGTGGCCCTGCATGACAAAGCCATTGAATCGCCCGCAGTGGCTATGGATGCCGTGCTGCACCAGGGCGACATCGCATCGCTTCAGACAGTGTGCAAGGGACTGGCCCAGCGCCCCGGGCCCATCGTGGGGGTGACAACGCTGCCCAAGGGCTCCACCGATATCCCGCTGGAGCGGCTGTTGATGGAACGCGCACTGAGCGTCAACACGGCGGCTGCGGGCGGAAATGCCAGCCTGATGACCCTGATGTAA
- a CDS encoding alpha-hydroxy acid oxidase, giving the protein MNSTPTLQKLPAEVVSLTDHEQYARQHLDDNAWAYFSGGAADEITLQANRSAWDALTLWPRVLRPLAGGHTRVSLLGRTLAHPILLAPVAFQRMAHKDGELATAYAAAALGAGLVLSTQASMPMEHIAQAVLSDAGRGPLWFQLYLQHDRGFTQALVQRAEAAGFEALVLTVDAPTSGIRDRERRAHFRLPPGMGPVNLAGLAPAPATPLQPGQSALFDGLLHQAPTWDDIAWLKSITRLPVLLKGVLHPADATQAVACGADGLIVSNHGGRTLDTAPATAVALPKVIQAAAGAVPVLVDGGIRRGTDVLKAMALGASAVLVGRPAVYGLANAGAAGVAHVLRLLRDELEVAMALTGCKTLEEAPQVLQPD; this is encoded by the coding sequence ATGAACTCAACCCCCACATTGCAAAAGTTGCCCGCTGAAGTAGTCAGCCTGACAGACCACGAGCAATACGCCCGACAGCATCTGGATGACAACGCCTGGGCCTACTTCAGCGGTGGCGCGGCGGATGAGATCACATTGCAGGCCAACCGCAGCGCGTGGGATGCACTGACCCTGTGGCCCAGGGTGCTGCGCCCGCTGGCAGGCGGGCACACGCGGGTCAGCCTGCTGGGCCGGACACTGGCGCACCCGATCCTGCTGGCACCTGTCGCATTTCAGCGCATGGCCCACAAGGACGGGGAGCTGGCCACTGCCTACGCTGCGGCCGCCCTGGGCGCGGGACTGGTACTCAGCACGCAGGCCAGCATGCCCATGGAGCACATCGCGCAGGCAGTGCTCAGCGATGCAGGGCGCGGCCCCCTGTGGTTCCAGCTCTATCTGCAGCATGACCGGGGCTTTACCCAGGCGCTGGTGCAGCGCGCAGAGGCCGCAGGTTTCGAGGCGCTGGTGCTGACCGTGGACGCCCCCACCAGCGGCATCCGCGACCGCGAGCGCCGTGCCCACTTTCGCCTGCCCCCAGGCATGGGTCCCGTCAACCTGGCCGGGTTGGCACCCGCCCCCGCCACGCCGCTGCAGCCTGGGCAAAGTGCCCTGTTTGACGGCCTGCTGCACCAGGCCCCCACCTGGGATGACATTGCCTGGCTCAAGTCCATCACCCGCCTCCCTGTGCTTCTCAAAGGGGTGCTGCACCCGGCCGATGCCACGCAGGCCGTCGCCTGCGGAGCCGACGGGCTGATTGTCTCCAACCACGGCGGGCGCACGCTGGATACGGCTCCAGCGACCGCAGTGGCTTTGCCCAAGGTGATTCAAGCGGCAGCAGGTGCCGTACCTGTGCTGGTAGACGGAGGCATCCGCCGGGGCACTGACGTGCTAAAGGCCATGGCGCTGGGCGCCAGCGCCGTGCTGGTGGGCCGCCCTGCGGTCTACGGCCTTGCCAATGCTGGGGCAGCCGGAGTCGCCCATGTATTGCGCCTGCTGCGCGACGAGCTGGAGGTAGCCATGGCACTGACGGGCTGCAAGACTCTGGAAGAGGCCCCACAGGTACTGCAGCCAGATTGA
- a CDS encoding hemin uptake protein HemP, producing MQATLTSASFLRSSMAPAGNAAALQPSTAEGTVHAVDSSTLLQGQKAVAISHNGSLYRLQATKLGKLILTK from the coding sequence ATGCAAGCCACCTTGACCTCCGCCTCGTTCTTGCGTTCTTCCATGGCCCCCGCAGGCAATGCTGCTGCGCTGCAGCCTTCCACGGCAGAAGGCACCGTGCATGCCGTGGACAGCAGCACCCTGCTGCAAGGTCAAAAAGCCGTGGCCATCAGCCATAACGGCTCGCTGTACCGCCTGCAGGCCACCAAGCTGGGCAAATTGATTCTGACCAAATGA
- the rlmD gene encoding 23S rRNA (uracil(1939)-C(5))-methyltransferase RlmD yields the protein MSEQTEPLSPPEIPDTSDQPVLPEGWLAVQSMDLDAQGVARKPDGKVVFIDGALPFEWVSANTHRKKNNWEQASLTDIHRESSQRVRPGCPHFGLHAGACGGCKMQHLDRRAQVAVKQRALEDNLWHLGKVKAETILRPIEGPAWGYRYRARLSVRHVIKKGVVLVGFHERKSRYVADMEVCPVLPPHVSAMLMPLRALIASMDARDTCPQIELACGDEVTALVLRHLEPLSADDLARLRAFAEQHQVQWWLQPKGPDTVHLLDAGGPQLAYGLPDFGITMPFKPTDFTQVNPHINRVLVSRALRLLDVQKHERVIDWFCGLGNFTLPLATQAREVLGIEGSEALVARSRENYKQNQSQRAGGKALAATEFVARNLFEMTPAMLVADGQADKWLVDPPREGAFALAKALADIEQARRGAEDAPPLPEGAHTWQAPKRIVYVSCNPATLARDAGLLVHLAGYRCVAAGMVNMFPHTAHVESIAVFERD from the coding sequence ATGAGCGAACAGACAGAACCACTCTCCCCACCTGAAATTCCTGACACTTCCGACCAGCCCGTGCTGCCCGAGGGCTGGTTGGCCGTTCAATCCATGGACCTCGACGCGCAAGGCGTCGCCCGCAAGCCGGATGGCAAGGTGGTGTTCATCGATGGCGCTCTGCCGTTTGAATGGGTCAGTGCTAACACCCATCGCAAAAAGAACAACTGGGAGCAGGCCAGCCTCACCGACATACACCGCGAATCGTCGCAACGTGTGCGGCCCGGCTGCCCCCACTTTGGGCTGCATGCAGGCGCTTGCGGGGGCTGCAAGATGCAGCATCTGGATCGCCGGGCCCAGGTGGCCGTCAAACAACGCGCGCTGGAGGACAACCTCTGGCACTTGGGCAAGGTCAAGGCTGAGACCATCCTGCGCCCCATTGAGGGCCCTGCCTGGGGTTACCGGTATCGCGCCCGTTTGTCCGTGCGCCATGTGATCAAAAAGGGTGTGGTGCTGGTGGGCTTTCATGAGCGCAAGAGCCGCTATGTGGCCGACATGGAGGTTTGCCCCGTGCTGCCGCCCCACGTCAGCGCCATGCTCATGCCCTTGCGTGCGCTGATCGCCAGCATGGATGCGCGCGATACCTGTCCGCAAATCGAGCTGGCCTGTGGTGACGAGGTGACGGCCCTGGTGTTGCGCCATCTGGAGCCCTTGTCGGCCGACGATCTGGCCCGGCTGCGTGCGTTCGCAGAGCAGCACCAGGTGCAGTGGTGGCTGCAGCCCAAGGGGCCGGACACGGTGCACCTGCTGGACGCTGGCGGGCCGCAGCTGGCTTATGGGTTGCCTGACTTTGGCATCACCATGCCCTTCAAGCCCACAGACTTCACGCAGGTCAATCCGCACATCAACCGTGTGCTGGTGTCACGTGCCTTGCGGTTGCTGGATGTGCAAAAGCACGAGCGCGTCATCGACTGGTTCTGCGGCCTGGGCAACTTCACCCTGCCGCTGGCCACCCAGGCCCGTGAGGTGCTGGGCATTGAGGGCAGCGAGGCCCTGGTGGCTCGCTCGCGCGAGAATTACAAGCAAAATCAGTCTCAAAGGGCCGGTGGTAAAGCGCTGGCAGCTACTGAATTTGTAGCGCGAAACCTCTTTGAGATGACCCCCGCCATGCTGGTGGCCGATGGGCAGGCCGACAAGTGGCTGGTAGACCCTCCGCGCGAAGGCGCATTTGCATTGGCCAAGGCTCTGGCAGACATTGAACAGGCTCGCCGTGGTGCGGAAGATGCCCCCCCTCTGCCCGAAGGGGCCCACACCTGGCAAGCGCCCAAACGCATCGTGTACGTCAGTTGCAACCCTGCAACCCTGGCGCGGGATGCCGGGCTGCTGGTGCATCTGGCGGGGTACCGCTGCGTGGCGGCAGGCATGGTCAATATGTTTCCGCACACCGCGCATGTGGAAAGCATTGCGGTGTTCGAGCGCGACTGA
- a CDS encoding MotA/TolQ/ExbB proton channel family protein, translated as MESQFGIANVWIQGDFVTRAVAVLLLGMSLASWIVILIKALDIIKFKKHARSAQDFWHSEDFAAGMSKLGTDPSNPFRHLALEGREATAHHRNTKAHLHDALDVSDWVTRCLRNCIDEFTARLQSGLAILASVGSTAPFIGLFGTVWGIYHALVAIGTSGQSTIDKVAGPIGEALIMTALGLAVAIPAVLGYNALVRGNKSILNSLNSFAHDLHAYFVTGARVHTTGEQGKVLPMKKGG; from the coding sequence ATGGAATCGCAATTCGGTATCGCCAACGTCTGGATCCAGGGCGACTTTGTTACCCGCGCAGTGGCTGTGTTGCTGCTGGGTATGTCCCTCGCCTCCTGGATCGTCATCCTGATCAAGGCGCTGGACATCATCAAGTTCAAAAAGCACGCCCGCTCCGCCCAGGACTTCTGGCACAGCGAGGACTTTGCTGCAGGCATGAGCAAGCTGGGCACTGACCCCTCCAACCCCTTCCGCCACCTGGCACTGGAAGGCCGCGAAGCCACCGCCCACCACCGCAACACCAAGGCCCACCTGCACGATGCACTGGACGTGAGCGATTGGGTGACACGCTGCCTGCGCAACTGCATTGACGAATTCACCGCCCGCCTGCAATCGGGCCTGGCCATCCTGGCTTCTGTGGGCTCTACAGCTCCATTCATTGGCCTGTTCGGCACCGTGTGGGGCATCTACCATGCGCTGGTGGCGATTGGCACTTCAGGCCAGTCCACCATCGACAAGGTGGCAGGCCCTATCGGTGAGGCGCTGATCATGACCGCTCTGGGTCTGGCCGTGGCGATCCCTGCCGTGCTGGGCTACAACGCACTGGTGCGCGGCAACAAGTCCATCCTCAACAGCCTCAACAGCTTTGCCCATGACCTGCATGCCTACTTTGTGACTGGCGCACGGGTGCACACCACAGGCGAACAAGGCAAAGTGCTGCCCATGAAGAAAGGCGGCTAA